AGGATTAACAATCTGCTATAATGCTGGTCAATTAATTGTAACTTCTCCGGGCTCATTTGCTGAAACTCACTAAACTGTTCCTGTCTCTTTACCCTGTTTGGCTGGTGAGATATGGACAAGTTCTATGCTGAAATCCATGAATCACTGGGGGCAAATGTACAGACCTCCTGATTAGTAGGAAGCAGCTGCTGGTACTACACCTTGCATGCACTGCCCTGTCATAAAAAATACACCCTGGGGGGAACATTCTGGTGCTAATGATATTAAATGTCAGCGTTATGAATCACAGCCAAGTCTGCTTCCTATGTGTGCTGAGTTGTGATAGGAGAAATGCTCCATATTCCACTGTTTTCACTTCCTGGTTCTTTGTACCCAGAGCCCTGCTGGTTTTCATTCCATTTTTAATTAAGGAATGGATTTATACCGCAGAATGCGAGTGATTACAAGCTACAGGATTCAGGAGGAATGGTTCCTGACATTTTTAGTCTAGATGCGTGCAAAGACTACTGAGTATTAGTGGTATCAGTGCACAGAGGCTTACTCCAGACATGTACCTGCCTACCAAAAGCAGAAATATACAAGATGAACCCCAGCTGTAAATAATGTAATGTTCACTTTCAACCATCGTTTTTGGTATGCTTAGAATTCACAGTTGTCATCTGCTCTGCACATGACAGCAGAGCCCAGTCTTTGAGAAACATTTTCCACTCACCAAAAGCCTTCTTTGGCCCCACCAGGCGAAGAGTGAAGGGTATGCCTCTCGGTTGCTCTTTTAGCATCTTAGCCACCTCGTAGTGTCGACACCCTACAATGCTCTGGTCATTGATGGCCTCGATGTGGTCACCAACACATACTGTCTTCAGCCGGTCTATGGTGCTGCCTTCTTTTATCCTCTGGAAGAAGCGGTTTGAAGCAGCAAAGTAAGAGTTTAACAAATGAATTAAAGCATTAAAGTTGCACGTGCCAATAAATGATGAACAATCTAGCCTCTGTTTTGCTCTGCCACTCGTTCACCTTGATGAAAGCATATCCAGCTCCGTTGTCTGTGATGGTGAGGCCCAGCGCGTCCTCAGTCTTTGTCACCTCCACCTCTTTGGTCTCCCCTCTGACGTGAGCGAAGATGAAGTCTTCCAGTCCGATCTGCCCCCCCAGTAGCTTCTGCATGTCCACTTTATGAGAGTTGAGGGTGCAGAACAGGATCTAAGGGAGGAAATGGGCCAAGAATTAATACATAagatattatttattattaggATATTGGACTGTTAATGATATGACGTCCAAATTCTGTAGTAAACAAGTTTAAGACTCCATTAGCATTTCTTTATAGTCCAAACAGTGACCACTGAAACTATTTAGAAAGATATTAATAACTTGCATTTTATTTACACTATATCTTGAAATTGAAAtgcaagtgtttttgttgttgccaaAAGCCAAAACAAGCATACTCCATTGTCACAAAAAAGATTTTATACTGTAAGTAGCAGTTAAAATTTTGAATAAAGGATATAATAATGCATAATGTGCAATTTAAAGGgctcacagagatgaaacatgGCCTAACAGTTACCATCAACACCACAAATCTTCCTTTCATGTTAAAAGTTTGATTATAAATATCATTTGCCACCTATTTACAATACATGTGATCGTAGTTTCTGAGTTAATCCCGTTTCATTCGCTGGTGTTTCGTTCCCAAAGCGAATGGAGCCCATCAGTTTCTTTAGCTGTGCTGTACAGAGAtcagacagcagagggcagtaGAGGTGAGCAATTTGATTTTGCTGTTGTGGCATTTTGTTCTGAACCACGAATGTGACAACTCACTGCCTTTCTATGTTTAAAAATGGATGTTTAAGCAAGCACTAAAGCTGTTTGATCagacatttctctgtttgttttaggAGTCAAATACTTTTATCATGGCTCTTTTCAAAGGTTACTGGTTGAGTTAAGTGTCTCAtaaaataatagtaatataCACTTAAGAGGAAGACCTTTTCTCTGAAACAGTCTGACATCTGACTAAATTTCAGAATCATATCATCCATTATCAGCTATGTATTAGAACAAATGTGTCTCAAAGAGCAGCGTTTGCTCATTTGATGCTGCCACATTGAAAGTGTGGCTGTGATAACATCTCTGAACACTCCAGGCTATCCTTCTTCATAGTTCATTTATAGTTTAgaactgtctttgtttttaaaataacatttattttctttctttctttctttctttctttttcttttttttaaaatctctctCAGCCTTAAATTTGGTCTTCAAGTTCCAGCATGACTTAATAGCCCATATCGGAAATTCAAGATAAGCTGTTCACTCAGGTTATCTCACTTGAATTGCTTCCCTCTTTTAGTTATTGCTTGCCGTAACTCTCTTGGCAGGTGGAACCGTGTGACTGCAGTTCAAGGTCTTCCTTGGTATCTGGCTGTACTGTAActttatgctgctgctgttcagaccACAGGAGGTCAAGGAAActgctgtactgctgtacttatCACCAACTAATTGTCTGACATTTCCCATAAGAAGCCTTGTTTTTGGAAGTCTGGCTGCAGTTCAAGGTCTTGTAGATGTACAGgtggttaaaaaaaacccaccaccaccaaaaaaaaaaaacattaattaaattTTATCTGATTTTGGAACAAAACTATTCAATTATTGGGTAATTTAACAGCAGTAATTTAACCCCCCCCCCGGCTCATACAAAGTGTTCCTCCTAAGCTTTGCATTGCTCACTATCTATCTAACTGTTATCTAACCTTCTTGTTCTTTCAGGATTACTGGAGATTATTCCGGCGCACACTGGGCAGAATATACTCAGGACAGCTAAGATATTGCGTGGCTATggggaaacaaacacattcgCAAGAATTTGTAGTTTCCATAGTTTCAATTGGACAAGAATGCCTGAGAGTTGCATACAGGATACTCAAACTCAGCCCAGACCGCGCCAGGACTTTGCTGTGAGGTAACAGCCAGACAACATGCTGTGTGTGGGTAATCTAACAATGTCAGATTACTCATTCTGAGTAAGATTATCAGATAAACGTCTAcagtgaaaatgtaatattaaaaaataaattaaggaGATCGTTGAGGTGAGTGGAATTTTAATTTCCTGTGTTAATGAACATCAGTGGACAGTTTCTTTCTAAAATAGCCTTTTAAGAATTGGATTTTGTGCATCATAAGGAAACAGGCCAACACATTTCACACGATCATGGCTGGTAGTTGCCTGATAAGATCATCAAGGTGAGCTCCAGTGAAATGTCAGGCTATATCCCATCATCTCCAGTCATTTGTgttgaacacacactgacacacagataGGAAAAACCTCCGTGGTGGCCTTCACAACGTTACAGATAAGAGTTACATGAGGCCATTGGTGAATATTCATTTCTCTGTTGCAGAGTGTATTTCCATCACATATCAGGGAGtgctgcagaacagcagcatACATGGCCACCGTCATCCTTATTAAAGCCTTTGTACAGTTTATCACAGAAGTACATTAATGAACTGCGAACTATGAACAGCATTTTTACAAAGTTCAAATTGTGATATCAGTTCTGAATATGCTGAGTaatgctttgtgtttcattcGTCCCGTTTTAGTTCAGAAAACAAATCTCTGCagacaaaatgtgcaaaagcaCAAGACAGAAAATCGATGGCCTACACCTGAAGCCTTGCTACACTCTTTCCTCAACTATCATTTTCCACCTACACATTCTCTGATCCCTCTACTGTTGTATCTGCTTCCAGCTGCTGTGGATTAATGTCATCTAAATGCCTGTCTGGTCAGCCATTGATAAGGCTTTCTGTGATATCCTGTGGCAGTCTCCTGGTTGTGTTGAGTGCTGAAAGCAGCATCAGGCTGCGGTGTGGTTTGGCCAGCCCTGACCTACTAAAGGTTTAGTGACTAGACTTCGTCTTAAGGAGTCTGGCTTTGTCAGCATCTGCCTGCTGTGGCCTGATTGCAAACCACCCTTGTGATCCCCTGCATGAAATAACTGTTTAGTCTCATAATGTTGTATAACCATTTTGGAAACATTAACAACCTAAAAAATGTCCTAAAATTTAGTAGTTAGTGTCGATAAAACAATTCAGTCACTTGTTACAGCTATGCTCGTTATCTGAGTATCTGAGTAGATATTTAGGGTAATGGTACCTCTAGGAGTATTTCAACTTCACCATCTTTACACGCAAAGGTGAGTTTACAAGTCATGTGGAGGACTAGACTATGAAAACAGTTGCTCTAAGTTGAAATGAAGTGCTGCTTGACTGAAGCATGAATTAGGCAAAATAGGCTCAGTAATTGTAATTGTTCAAACAGGTTTGAGCTTTAAGGATATTTGGATCATTTTAACTAAGCAGCTATGATCTATTCTTTTCTCATACTTTGTTATTTGAATAGTTTTCAAAGCAAAACTGccatcatctgtttttattttgctctgAAGTCACTACCATTACTGTAACCTGTTGTGTTATATGGTTGGTGTTTACTGATAACATTATCTGGTTATTTGTTTCCATTATTGATCCTGGTCAAGGCCCAGACGAGTACAAAGTCTGGCAGACAGAAGTGAGGCCAAATGATCTTCTGTAGTGCATCATGGAAAAAAGCCTAGAATAGAAACCTAACACCTATTTGCAGCTGCCCTGCTGCACAAGAAATGCAAGAAAGGAATCGTGCCTTTTTTAACATCATTTTCCACCAAACTGGCAATGTAACTTCATCTAATCATGTTCACATTCActgcagggtttgttttgtACCTCTGACGGGGAGATGTTGAACACTTCAGCGATCTTGGCGTACAGCTCTTTAACGTTGGTGAATCCATGGATGCGGCCTGTGGGGCTCCCGTGAGCCAGCTGGGTGTGGAAGATGAGCCGAGGTCTCGGGTATTCTGGTGGCCctggtggaggtggtgaaggaggaggtAGCGGAGGTGCTGTGGGCTCCACACACCCCTGATTCTGGCTCTGGTTCTGGGCCTTCTGCTCCTCCATGGCCTCAGCCCCTGCTGCCTTGGAGTCCTGTGGGCTCATAGCCTCCCCGTTCTGCATCAGGCCCCAGCTCAGGTCCTCTTCTGGGAGCCCTGGTGGTGCACTGCTCTGGCAAAGAAGAGAAACTCTGTCCGTCCCCCCGCTTAGCCAACCAACCAACCACCCAACCAACCAGCCACCCAGATCTTTGGGGTGAAGATGAATTAGTGATGAGAGTAGCCTGGTAACAGTAGCTGGAAGAGGCCAGCCAGACCCTGCTGGGTAGAAACCCAACACCCTTTGAGTTGGGGATTGTATGTGTTACACCTGAGCCTCTGGCAGCTCACGCacagagaacacaaacaaaacacatcaggtAAAGGTttcttcatacacacacacgctgctaaGACTCTAATCCCCCATATCAGTCTGGCTGCGCGACATGTTGCACACACATGACCCTGAATGCGTGAACATCCCTATGAAGTGTGAAAAGGCCCCCATATCTGCAAAATGATTTCCACGTAGGGCTGCTCGGAGACGGCCGCAGACAAGAACATCCCAGTGCTACAGGTAAGACGATATCGGAGCCCCCCCTTTTGCTGGCCTCATTGAATGAAACTGGCGGTTGCTGTGGTGAATCCTTGGTGATGCACTGACCTTTTTGACCCCACACACAGCCCAAAGACACAAGGGATGACAGCTAAAGCCAATAAACAGATGTTTAATTCATGTAAGTACTGGGTGACTCTTATACTGCCAATGTTTTTAAATATCAGTTTCCTCCCTCAGTGTATCCAAATGTGTGCACACTTGACAGGAAAACCATTGAAGTAATAACTCTGTTTTGGTGTTGGAAATATAGTATAAAAGATGTGATTGTAAATTAAATTTGAGACACCGTGCTCTGACTATTAAGAAATGTAACATCCCTTTTGTgaaattatgaatattatatatacaaatatatattcTGGTGACAAATAATGAAATCAAGGCTAAAGAACTGGAAAATGTATGATGAGACACACATTTTGTCCATTTCCCGTATCTGAGACAGATACTGAAACAGACAGGAGACCAAGATAGTCTGGTAAGGGGATTTCCACCAGTCAGCCAACAGCTTGAACAGGTGACAAACCAGACAATCACTAAAATGTTTGGTTaactgtctgtttttcctctgaataGTGGATTAACATCCCAAAAATTCTAACAATGTGCTCAACATATTCCCATTTTGTTCTACCGTGATGATCTGTTGGCCTTAACAGTTTTATTCGTTGCACTTCATTCCATGTGATGCATTACTCAGGCAAATCAAGGAAGTTTTTGTGTCAGGACACAAAAAGCTATCACTCTGTGTGGATGTGAAAATTCCGCAGAAATGTCATTTGAACATGCCAGCTGGGAATGTGTCACCAGCATTGTAGTCCCATTGTAATTCccttcagagaaaaacactctTTCCAGTCAGCTGGTATGTACTGAAACAGGTCCGAGATTTCTGAGGTCTGAGGTTTGAGATGCTCAGATAGCTGACGGATTTAAATACCTGTCCTATTTGCCAGTTTATGCTGCCATAACACAatgctttattgtttttaataCGTTGGATCTGTGGATTTCTCTTATTTCTGACACGTAGTACTGATTAATACTACCACATATCGGGCTTTGGATATGCATCCCCTCTTTATGAATAATATTAAGCCAAAAAGTTACACTCCATCTTTGCACAGTAGGGATACGCCTGTGATGTATTCTTGTTACCCTGCTTCATAAGCATTCCTACACACCTGTGCTGTAATGTGCacggctgcagctgtttgtgcgTCATAGCCTCATTTTTCCAGGCCAAGGTATTGCTGGCCTTCCAAGGTCACTCCTGCAGTTGATAATAAGGATCTCACtggcaaaacattcattttgcaACAGATAAAAGGCAGTCATCCAAGCAAAGGacatctcatttcctcttcttgcagacacatacagtacatgataAACTCTTTCTACATATCTTTTAAAGCAAACAGATGTCTGACTAAGGCAACATCTGAGATAACACACTGGCTGAACAAGAGAGGACCTTTATTCAGTGTTCTTAATTTCCAAAAGTGGCTGCAGCCCACTTTGGAAAGGACATCCACCCACCGGGATTTTAACGTAAAGGTCTTCATTGTTCACTGGTGCATGAAGGAACAAAAGTTGATTCAGCTCACAGTTGTCTCTAGAAGTGTAAATGCCCTGTTCTGCATATTCTGAAATATTTGAAATCTAATTTGTTTACACGCATACACTAATACTTGTCTAAAGGTACACCCTTCTTATGTCATTCGCAGCTACTGATTCAGCACAGATTAAAGGCAAAAGCTTTGCTTGCACATTTTGTAGATAATGTAACGACGACATCTAATCTTTCGGGATTAATGCACGTAAAGCTGAACCTTTATATGAACAGCTCAGCAACTTTATGTGCAAACACTAATGAAACATGCAAGATTCATAACAGCAACAGTCTGCCAAACTTCCTGACTCTAACGTGATTATGTATGAAAGTAATAAGAGCCAGTAAATAaaagctaagaaaaaaaaagtgtttctacTGTTTGCAAAAGAATATTTTAAGTATGCCCTTCTTATGTGACTCTCAGCTCATTGGCTCTGAACAGatggtgtgttttttgtttgtttttttctcaatgATGTTCAAGTCATTTGCAAATATTGACTAAATCAAGAGGGAGTAATCCAGGTTTCATGACTCAGACTGTTAATATTAGCTACATGTGAGGTCCAAAAGGGCTAAAAGTGTTTACTttaacaaataaacatgtttattttactcCATCTTCTtagttgtttctttttctgtttttgcatttggaaatacagtttttgtACAGCAGTGACGGTCTATCGCGCTTAATGTGAATCTCAAGTCAATTTCACGTCTCACCGACACACAGTGCATCTCTACAAGACAGGGCCTCAAGGTCGCAATATTATGCGTGGTTCATATTCCCAAGAGAAATCTGAGAATAATAAAATTACCTCAAAGCAAGTGACACACTGTGAAGCTAGGGCTTTTGTGAGTGATCGTTGCGTAGTTCCCCACGTTGCCCAATTATTAATCCAGCAGTCACACTGATGAATCAACACAGAGAAGCCGGCTATTGCCTACGCTGCATCAGCACCCCCTCATTGCATCACGTAGTTCCTTATGAGGCGTGATTTCCTCCTCTCTATCTGCTTTGTTTCCTGGCAAAGGAGACGGAAGGGAAGACCGGAGGCTGGCTGGTGTAGGCCAGATTGTGTGAGGgtggtgtgtttgctgtgtcatGTGGCAGCACACTGCCTCTTCTGTTCCTGGTGGCGTGGCAGCGTCTGAGCTGCCTGGTCATAAAAGGAGGCTTTAAATACACAGATTCGTGCATTGCTGCAACCTGATAATgactgtttctccctctcttcttttaaGGTGTTCAAGGTCTCTATCAATAGAGTGGTGAAATTCTCTTGAGAGAGCTGTGTTGTGCTCAGAGTGAACCGCGTTTTAATAGTAACTCATTGATTTGTCATGATATGATGTATAAGTGACATCAAGAGAAATTCTGGGAAAATGAATATAATTGACTAACAGAGTCACTCTCCCTAAGAATGTCATCCCTGAAGTGTCACTGTTAAAATGCATAAGCATTTCAAGTACAAACGTAGGAACTGACAGGAGCAGCTTTTTTGCATGATAGCCATGCATTTGTGAGTTTAGCTGTTTGTCATAAAAGGGTGTAAAATGTTCTGAGCCAATATAGTAACTTGTAAAGTTGAATTTCAGccataaaaatgaacaaaacatgaCGTCTTTCTCCCAGCAATGACATGATCTATGACATGTATCTTTGCGTACACATGGAGGTCAAGGCCCAGGATCAGCAATAGAAGACCCTCACACTACTTGCACAAGGACACTTCAATTTAcacttttttgaaacatgtaTGGATAGTCACCAGTAAACCACAAAGTCATCCAGTGTGACAACCGTGTGACTTGTGACAATTTACACTTTGGCCTTACTGTCTGCTGATTGTACAATCAGTGTGTGACTGCCATTTGTTGCTGCAGTTGTTGCCTTTTTCTCTGGCGAGGGGGGAGGTACTGGCTTTTCATTAGCTACATGCACAATGCTGGCAGAAAATGAAGTGCTTCATGCTGTGACATTAGAATGAAAGCCACCAACTGAGCAGTTCAGTAGTCTTCTGAGTCACTGGCTTCCACTTCCTTTCATAAGAAGAGGAATGGATGCTCATGGGTTTCCTGGCTCATTATGATTCATGAGACTAAAGTAATTTCAATTTCTAACTTGCTGGATTGTCCCATCTTTTGCAGCCCATCAAGTCATAATACTCAGAACTTGTTCTGAAACTACTCTCTTTACAAGAATATTGTATGTATATGTTAATTGTGGtttagaaataaaagaaatatttatGTATCAAAGGTAAATGAGAATGTGTGCTATTTGTTGGTATAAAATTGAAGTTAGGGTACGGAGCAGGTTTACCTTCATGCAATAAAATGTAGTTTTCTGTATGTAGATGTAAAGCAGAATGTAAACAGAACCAGCTACAGCCCCACCCTGCTGCACCAGACcagtcattttctctttaaCATAAGTAAAATGTCTGTCATATGAAACACTGCTGTTAAACCACAAGGCGTATTCCCCATGTTGTCGCCACGTGAAATGCTAAATCCCCAAGTTAATTGTTAATTAAAAGTACAAAACGACAATGTAGTAATGCAGGCCTTACTTTTCATAGGTCTCAAGAAAAGGACTGCCCGGATACCATATAAGGTAATGGGCGGTCGGTGCAAGCGCACTACCCAGTTCTGATTGGATACTCGGTCTGACATGACCGTTTTTTCCCAAGTAATGATCGACGCTGATTGGTCGGCTGACTTGGTCCGATTTAGGCTCATTATCTTAATCATCCGTAGATgaagtgaggaggaaaaaaaccaAAAGCCAAACAAGAACGGTGGAGTTTGGCGTGGAGCGTCGTTTCTACACGAACCGACGACCACTGGCTACGGGAAGAATGCTTGAAAACAAGAGGGAGAGATTGAAAACCTTCCTCAGGAAGATCGACGAGAAGGCCATAGTCAGAATCAAGCACTTCATGAAAGAGAGGTGAGCGGAATGAATGGTGCTAGCCGAACCGCTAACTTATCAGCCGGTGAGCAACATCAACAGGGTGGATGCTATCAGTTAGAATGTCTTTGATGACAACACTCTCTCCGATGAGACTGGGTTGTTTTATCCTATCTATATGTGCCATTTAACACCGAACTAGGAGATTAGTATTTAGAAATTGATTTTAACGGAGATGTACCTAAGAACAGTATACAGTCAGTGTGCCGatgctgctagcatgctagcCGTCCGCCTGGCTGAAGATGCGTTGGCATTTAAATTAACTTAAGATAACGTTACCGTGCTACAGTAGGCTCAGTGATACTGAAATTAGAGCGTAAAACACAGTCATTGTTGGCCTCCGAATTTAATAGAAAAAGCAGGCGGCAGTTGTGGACGGTGGCTGTTTTGAGGCATATTTGCCATATTATTGCACATCAGCACAACCAATACTGGAGGGTTTACACTGTGTTGTAGCATAACGTTAACGTTGCTGGCTAAGCTAGTCGTTGACTGAGCTGTTGATGATCTAAGCTACTGACATCATTGACTTAGCATGCTAAAGGCAGACTTGGATAACcctgactgaaatgtttttctttggtaAAATGCACTTAGCAGAATGTggctatatatatatgtctgcGATATGTCTGGGAAACATCTTCATGGGTTAGGATTGTCCAGCCTGTTTTAATGGAAGCCTTTCCTGTGTGGTGCAGGGGGCTTTCATTTGaggtcttttt
The Chaetodon auriga isolate fChaAug3 chromosome 3, fChaAug3.hap1, whole genome shotgun sequence DNA segment above includes these coding regions:
- the gipc3 gene encoding PDZ domain-containing protein GIPC3; its protein translation is MQNGEAMSPQDSKAAGAEAMEEQKAQNQSQNQGCVEPTAPPLPPPSPPPPGPPEYPRPRLIFHTQLAHGSPTGRIHGFTNVKELYAKIAEVFNISPSEILFCTLNSHKVDMQKLLGGQIGLEDFIFAHVRGETKEVEVTKTEDALGLTITDNGAGYAFIKRIKEGSTIDRLKTVCVGDHIEAINDQSIVGCRHYEVAKMLKEQPRGIPFTLRLVGPKKAFDMIGMRTRAPKSNEGKMVNGRETLRLRSKGAATVQEVQNEFEEQATKKVDDLLESYMGIRDLELATTIVEAGKDKKNPDDFAEALDSVLGDFAFPDVFLFDVWGAIGDVKNGRI